One Solanum pennellii chromosome 10, SPENNV200 genomic region harbors:
- the LOC107002470 gene encoding leucine-rich repeat protein 1-like, translating to MEAVFKTQSLFLKLWGLLAVVLAVVVAVKGNSEGDALYALRRSLSDPGNVLQSWDPNLVNPCTWFHVTCNGDNQVTRVDLGNSKLSGHLVPELGKLEHLQYLELYKNNIQGTIPKELGNLKSLISLDLYNNNISGTIPTSLGNLKNLVFLRLNDNKLTGPIPRELTSISSLKVVDVSNNDLCGTIPTSGPFEHIPLNNFEHNPRLEGPELLGLATYDTNCS from the exons ATGGAAGCTGTGTTCAAAACCCAGAGTTTGTTCTTGAAGTTATGGGGTTTGTTGGCAGTTGTTCTTGCTGTAGTTGTGGCTGTGAAGGGGAATTCAGAAGGGGATGCTTTGTACGCCCTCCGCCGGAGCTTATCTGACCCGGGTAACGTGCTACAGAGCTGGGATCCAAATCTTGTTAACCCTTGTACCTGGTTTCATGTCACTTGCAACGGAGATAATCAAGTTACTCGTGT GGATCTTGGCAACTCAAAGTTATCTGGTCATTTGGTACCTGAGCTTGGAAAGCTTGAACATCTACAGTATCT GGAgctttacaaaaataatattcagGGAACCATCCCTAAGGAGCTCGGTAACTTGAAGAGCCTTATTAGTCTGGATCTGTACAACAACAATATTTCGGGGACAATTCCTACTTCACTTGGAAACCTGAAAAACCTTGTTTTCTT GCGTCTAAATGATAACAAGCTAACAGGACCGATCCCAAGAGAACTTACTAGCATTTCTAGCCTGAAAGTTGT GGATGTCTCGAATAATGATTTGTGTGGAACAATTCCTACTTCTGGTCCATTTGAGCATATTCCTCTAAACAA TTTCGAGCACAATCCTCGACTTGAAGGTCCGGAGTTGTTGGGACTCGCTACCTACGACACCAACTGCTCTTAG